One Alkalicoccus halolimnae DNA segment encodes these proteins:
- the rplT gene encoding 50S ribosomal protein L20 produces MARVKGGYTARRRRKRVLKLAKGYTGSKHRLFRTAKDQVMKSHLYAYRDRRQKKRDFRKLWITRINAAARTNGLSYNRLMHGLKTAGIDMNRKMLADIAIHDEKAFADLASKAKENLK; encoded by the coding sequence ATGGCACGAGTAAAAGGCGGCTATACAGCACGTCGGCGTCGTAAAAGAGTATTAAAATTAGCAAAGGGTTATACAGGTTCTAAACACCGCCTGTTCCGTACAGCAAAAGACCAGGTTATGAAGTCCCACCTGTATGCTTATCGTGACCGCCGTCAGAAAAAACGTGATTTCCGCAAGCTCTGGATTACACGTATTAACGCGGCTGCACGTACGAACGGTCTTTCTTATAACCGTCTTATGCACGGTCTGAAAACAGCAGGAATCGACATGAATCGTAAGATGCTTGCTGATATCGCTATTCATGATGAAAAAGCGTTCGCTGATCTTGCTTCTAAAGCAAAAGAGAACCTTAAGTAA
- the rpmI gene encoding 50S ribosomal protein L35, whose product MPKMKTHSGASKRFKRTGTGKLKRGHGFTSHLAANKSQKQKRKLRKSSLVAKGDQKRINDMVQ is encoded by the coding sequence ATGCCAAAGATGAAGACGCACAGTGGTGCATCAAAACGTTTCAAGAGAACTGGTACAGGCAAGCTTAAGCGCGGCCACGGCTTCACAAGCCACCTCGCAGCGAACAAATCCCAGAAGCAGAAGCGAAAGCTTCGTAAATCTTCTCTTGTAGCTAAAGGCGATCAGAAGCGCATCAACGACATGGTTCAATAA